A stretch of Telopea speciosissima isolate NSW1024214 ecotype Mountain lineage chromosome 11, Tspe_v1, whole genome shotgun sequence DNA encodes these proteins:
- the LOC122645543 gene encoding probable aquaporin TIP3-2 → MRPRRFTFGRADEASHPDSIRATISEFISTLIFVFAGEGSVLALGKIYTDTSATASGQVVVAVAHALALFVAVAVSCNISGGHVNPAVTFGALVGGRISVLLAFYYWIAQLLGAVVASLLLRLCTHGMRPVGFSVAYGVGEGNALLLEIVMTFGLMYTVYATAIDPKRGSLGTIAPLAIGFIVGANILAGGPFDGASMNPALAFGPSLVGWRWRNHWIYWVGPFIGAAIAALIYEFILIPTEAPHTHQPLAPADY, encoded by the exons ATGCGGCCGCGCAGATTCACATTCGGGAGGGCGGATGAGGCAAGCCATCCCGATTCCATCCGAGCCACCATCTCCGAGTTCATCTCGACTCTCATCTTTGTCTTTGCTGGAGAAGGCTCTGTCCTCGCTCTTG GTAAGATCTACACGGACACATCAGCAACGGCATCTGGTCAGGTGGTGGTGGCCGTGGCCCATGCGTTGGCCTTATTTGTGGCCGTAGCCGTCTCATGCAACATATCCGGTGGCCATGTTAACCCAGCTGTGACTTTCGGTGCACTAGTTGGTGGTAGGATCTCCGTCCTCTTAGCCTTCTATTACTGGATAGCTCAGCTCTTGGGTGCCGTTGTCGCATCTCTTTTGCTCAGGCTCTGCACACATGGAATG aGGCCGGTGGGCTTTTCGGTGGCGTATGGAGTAGGCGAAGGGAATGCGCTTTTGCTGGAGATCGTGATGACATTTGGGCTGATGTACACAGTATATGCAACAGCCATTGATCCAAAGAGAGGTAGTTTGGGGACGATAGCACCCTTGGCTATTGGGTTCATAGTGGGTGCCAACATCCTTGCAGGAGGGCCCTTCGATGGGGCATCGATGAATCCAGCTCTAGCTTTCGGTCCATCTCTGGTtgggtggaggtggaggaaccACTGGATCTATTGGGTGGGGCCTTTCATTGGGGCGGCAATCGCAGCTCTCATCTATGAGTTCATACTAATCCCAACAGAAGCCCCACACACCCACCAGCCCTTGGCCCCGGCTGATTACTAG